In the genome of Stegostoma tigrinum isolate sSteTig4 chromosome 29, sSteTig4.hap1, whole genome shotgun sequence, one region contains:
- the endog gene encoding endonuclease G, mitochondrial, with product MRRLLSSRWLLAGVSLAAGTGLGLTLGIHRNRVDPLSGFPVIPGLAAESGPPALSGSAAAPEVVKFGFPAVSQLRSRESYVLAYDPRTRNASWVLEQLEAGRLARKGSERGRCEFREDDSVHEYHRARNSDFKGSGFDRGHLAAAANHRHSQKCMDDTFYLSNVVPQDPNLNQNAWNNLEKYCRSLTKYNKNVYVCTGPLYLPRLEPDGKIYVKYQVIGKNHVAVPTHIFKVVILEKHSGEIELQSYVMPNQPVQENIPLERFLVPIESIERASGLLFVSNILKRTNNLKTITAGSK from the exons GCCTGGGCCTGACCCTCGGGATCCACCGGAACCGAGTGGATCCGCTCAGCGGCTTCCCGGTGATCCCGGGCTTGGCGGCCGAGAGCGGACCCCCGGCGCTGTCAGGTTCGGCAGCGGCGCCGGAGGTCGTTAAGTTCGGCTTCCCGGCGGTGTCCCAGCTCCGGAGCCGGGAGTCCTACGTGTTGGCCTACGACCCCCGGACCCGGAACGCCTCCTGGGTCCTGGAGCAGCTGGAGGCCGGGCGCCTGGCGCGGAAGGGCTCGGAGCGCGGGCGCTGCGAGTTCCGAGAGGACGACTCGGTTCACGAGTATCACCGGGCCCGCAACAGCGACTTCAAGGGCAGCGGCTTCGACCGGGGTCACCTCGCCGCCGCCGCTAACCACCGCCACAGCCAGAAGTGCATGGACGACACCTTCTACCTCAGCAACGTGGTGCCGCAG GATCCTAATTTAAATCAAAATGCCTGGAACAACTTGGAGAAATACTGTAGGAGCCTGACCAAGTACAACAAGAATGTGTATGTCTGCACTGGACCCCTATACTTGCCAAG GTTGGAACCGGATGGGAAGATTTACGTGAAGTATCAAGTCATTGGGAAGAATCACGTTGCAGTGCCAACACACATTTTCAAAGTGGTGATATTGGAGAAACACAGCGGAGAAATCGAATTACAGTCATACGTGATGCCCAATCAGCCAGTGCAGGAGAACATCCCCCTCGAACGCTTCTTGGTGCCAATTGAAAGCATTGAGCGGGCTTCGGGGCTGCTCTTTgtcagtaatattttaaaaagaaccaaTAATCTAAAGACCATAACTGCTGGCAGTAAATAG